The following coding sequences lie in one Candidatus Nitrospira allomarina genomic window:
- the nuoG gene encoding NADH-quinone oxidoreductase subunit NuoG, translated as MATTPTPTTDMITLTIDGKSATVAKGTLVIEAARQVGVMVPHFCYHPKLTPDANCRMCLVEIEKMPRLQTSCSTQVAEGMVVKSASSSVVQDARKSVLDFILANHPLDCPVCDQGGRCDLQDFSHEYTATTSGFKELKRVFPKEYFSPLIETQMNRCVQCLRCVRYCDQVMDVKALAPVGRGTMTEIKAFGAHELDCEFCGGCIQICPVGAITSRVSMYEFRPWMLKRTESVCGYCGDGCQITFQTKNNDLIEVNSTHGAGRNNGDLCARGYFGYHVSVHPDRLTSPLIRQGNDFQSVQWEEALELVGQRLKEIKATYGPDAIGGLITGRCTNEDIYVFQKFMRGVVGTNRIDSSVRYGHLNAVHAMQRVQGTHRWAVSYDDILSADTLLLVGTNITETNPITGLKVKEAVKRRGAKLITIEALEPAIGSISNIVNLAHHHLGVKPTAYAGAVLGMLKAVVDQQLVDPELQANARSYANDITVRLKALSSDAIQVQTGLASDLLTQAAQVFAKGQKVVILVGPGVLRSVGGFGMTMNLLDLLLITGKLTKPGCGLAPLAEENNDQGAFEMGGTGSVLPGGQSLGDPDVRKRLAHAWGRPIPETPGSSLPQMIEDAQHGKLKALFVVGENPLGSLPPSSGIHSALEKLEFLVCQELFLTETAQQAHVVLPACSYAEKDGTFTNTEGHIQSVRKAIDLVGESRPDWEVFSALSVMMNDPMEYGDVKEIGKEIHNLLPGTRTLGPAPLPAQPDSTVIARYLKTDYQRDIATRYQLPPDDAAAGAEDMILQVSQSLFHSGKFSRKAKGLLQVEATGKLYLHPEDAARRGIGEGDIVKVGNRLGEVITPVGLRERIPQGVVMFPEHFDEEVRRLLSYSVDSETQVPYCKVTRVRVEKVVGT; from the coding sequence ATGGCAACAACTCCAACCCCAACCACAGACATGATTACGTTGACGATCGATGGAAAATCGGCAACGGTTGCCAAAGGGACCCTGGTCATTGAGGCTGCGCGGCAGGTTGGGGTCATGGTGCCGCACTTTTGCTATCACCCGAAACTGACCCCAGACGCTAATTGCCGGATGTGTTTAGTGGAAATTGAAAAAATGCCCAGGTTACAAACCTCCTGTAGTACGCAAGTGGCGGAAGGCATGGTGGTGAAATCAGCATCTTCCTCTGTGGTGCAGGACGCCCGTAAATCGGTGTTGGATTTTATTTTGGCCAATCATCCGTTGGATTGTCCTGTCTGCGATCAAGGGGGGCGGTGCGATCTTCAGGACTTTTCCCATGAATATACCGCGACGACCAGCGGGTTTAAGGAACTCAAACGGGTCTTTCCGAAGGAGTATTTCAGTCCGCTGATTGAAACGCAGATGAACCGGTGCGTCCAATGTTTGCGATGCGTGCGCTATTGTGATCAGGTCATGGACGTAAAAGCCCTGGCGCCTGTGGGACGCGGCACCATGACGGAAATTAAAGCTTTCGGGGCCCACGAACTGGATTGTGAGTTTTGTGGTGGATGTATCCAGATATGCCCGGTCGGAGCCATAACCAGTCGAGTCTCTATGTATGAATTTCGTCCATGGATGCTAAAGCGGACTGAATCGGTTTGTGGCTATTGTGGAGATGGGTGCCAAATTACCTTTCAAACCAAGAATAATGACCTAATCGAAGTGAACTCCACTCACGGGGCCGGACGGAATAATGGGGATCTCTGTGCCCGAGGGTATTTTGGCTACCATGTCAGCGTTCATCCAGATCGCCTGACCTCACCCCTCATCCGTCAAGGGAACGATTTTCAGTCGGTTCAATGGGAAGAGGCTTTGGAGTTGGTGGGGCAGCGTTTAAAGGAAATTAAAGCCACGTATGGGCCCGATGCGATTGGCGGATTAATTACGGGACGATGTACCAATGAAGATATCTATGTTTTTCAGAAATTCATGCGCGGGGTGGTGGGGACCAATCGGATTGATAGTAGTGTGCGGTACGGCCACCTGAATGCCGTGCATGCCATGCAACGAGTGCAAGGCACCCATCGTTGGGCCGTGAGCTATGACGATATTCTCTCCGCAGATACCCTCTTACTTGTCGGGACCAATATTACGGAAACCAATCCCATTACAGGGCTGAAGGTCAAAGAAGCGGTGAAGCGGCGAGGGGCGAAGCTCATCACCATTGAAGCGTTGGAACCTGCTATTGGGAGCATCAGCAATATCGTGAATCTCGCCCACCATCATCTGGGGGTCAAACCGACGGCCTATGCCGGGGCGGTTTTGGGCATGTTGAAAGCTGTGGTTGATCAGCAATTGGTGGATCCGGAACTTCAGGCCAACGCCCGGTCTTATGCCAACGACATAACCGTCAGACTGAAGGCCCTGTCCTCGGATGCGATTCAAGTGCAAACCGGCCTGGCTTCAGATTTGTTAACTCAAGCGGCCCAAGTGTTTGCCAAAGGACAGAAGGTCGTCATTCTTGTCGGACCGGGAGTTCTGCGATCGGTGGGTGGATTTGGAATGACCATGAATTTGTTGGACTTGTTATTGATAACGGGAAAACTCACCAAGCCTGGCTGTGGCCTTGCTCCCCTGGCAGAAGAAAATAATGATCAAGGAGCTTTTGAAATGGGAGGAACCGGGTCGGTGTTGCCTGGTGGACAATCTCTGGGTGACCCGGACGTGCGGAAACGGTTGGCGCACGCGTGGGGTCGGCCAATTCCCGAAACACCAGGCTCTTCACTTCCACAGATGATTGAAGATGCGCAACACGGCAAACTAAAAGCCTTGTTTGTGGTTGGTGAAAATCCCCTGGGCTCCTTGCCTCCGTCCTCGGGTATTCATTCGGCATTGGAGAAGCTTGAGTTTCTGGTGTGTCAGGAATTGTTTCTCACCGAAACGGCCCAGCAAGCTCATGTCGTTCTGCCAGCCTGTTCCTATGCGGAAAAGGACGGAACGTTTACCAACACGGAAGGGCATATTCAGTCAGTACGAAAAGCCATTGATCTGGTTGGTGAGAGCCGACCGGATTGGGAAGTGTTTTCCGCGCTGTCGGTGATGATGAATGATCCGATGGAATATGGAGACGTCAAGGAAATTGGCAAAGAGATCCATAACCTTCTCCCCGGTACGCGTACCCTGGGCCCTGCCCCCTTGCCCGCTCAACCGGATTCAACGGTCATCGCCCGATATCTCAAGACCGATTATCAGCGGGATATCGCTACGCGGTATCAATTGCCGCCAGATGATGCCGCTGCTGGGGCGGAAGACATGATCTTGCAGGTTTCGCAATCCTTGTTTCATTCCGGGAAATTTTCGCGAAAAGCCAAAGGCTTACTGCAAGTTGAAGCGACTGGCAAACTCTATCTGCATCCGGAAGACGCCGCGCGACGTGGAATTGGTGAAGGGGACATCGTGAAGGTGGGCAATCGTTTGGGTGAGGTGATCACCCCGGTCGGGCTTCGTGAGCGAATCCCGCAGGGAGTCGTGATGTTTCCCGAGCATTTTGATGAGGAGGTCCGCCGTCTCTTGTCGTATAGTGTTGATTCGGAAACGCAGGTGCCCTATTGCAAGGTGACTCGCGTTCGTGTTGAAAAAGTGGTGGGAACATGA
- the nuoH gene encoding NADH-quinone oxidoreductase subunit NuoH yields MDTGIRLALTLSQIGVVMVAVLLTVAALTLLERKVLGWMQDRMGPMEVGPYGILQPVADGLKLFFKEDIIPAGANKFMFSMAPVLSLVPALIGFAVIPFGPDWTVDVGGVNFKPFVITDINIGVLYILAFASIGAYGIILGGWSSNSKYSLLGGLRSAAQLISYELNVGLSIVGVLLLSSSLSLVTITNAQAGGFWNWYFFGGGGFPQALAFIVFIISAVAETNRTPFDLPEAESELVAGFFTEYSGMRFAFFFLAEYGNMILVSCVATVLFFGGWHPPYPGTLMEYIGVGHLLWIEGIMWFVLKVAFFLFFFFWLRATLPRLRYDQLMRFGWKVLLPIALANIVVTSIVAFLFPGS; encoded by the coding sequence ATGGATACGGGAATTCGATTAGCCTTAACGTTAAGCCAGATTGGCGTGGTGATGGTGGCGGTGCTTCTGACTGTCGCAGCACTCACCCTTCTGGAGCGAAAGGTGTTGGGTTGGATGCAGGATCGGATGGGGCCCATGGAAGTCGGGCCTTATGGCATCCTGCAACCGGTCGCCGACGGCTTAAAGCTCTTTTTTAAAGAAGACATCATCCCAGCCGGAGCGAATAAGTTCATGTTTAGCATGGCACCGGTGTTGTCATTAGTTCCTGCCCTCATCGGATTCGCGGTGATTCCGTTTGGCCCGGATTGGACGGTTGATGTCGGCGGCGTCAATTTTAAACCGTTTGTGATTACCGACATCAATATCGGTGTTCTCTATATCCTGGCGTTTGCTTCAATCGGTGCATACGGCATTATTTTGGGCGGGTGGTCATCAAACAGTAAGTATTCCCTTCTGGGAGGCCTGCGTTCTGCGGCCCAATTGATTAGTTATGAGTTGAATGTGGGGCTTTCAATTGTCGGTGTGTTGCTTCTTTCAAGCTCCTTAAGTCTCGTGACGATTACCAATGCGCAGGCAGGAGGATTTTGGAACTGGTACTTTTTCGGGGGAGGGGGATTCCCTCAAGCCCTGGCGTTCATCGTGTTTATAATTTCTGCAGTAGCGGAAACGAATCGAACCCCGTTTGATTTGCCGGAAGCGGAAAGTGAGTTGGTGGCCGGATTCTTTACGGAATATAGCGGCATGCGATTCGCATTCTTCTTTCTGGCCGAATACGGCAATATGATTTTGGTGTCTTGCGTGGCCACTGTCTTGTTTTTTGGTGGCTGGCATCCTCCCTATCCAGGCACTCTTATGGAGTACATCGGGGTGGGCCATCTCCTCTGGATTGAGGGCATCATGTGGTTTGTCCTCAAAGTGGCGTTTTTTCTCTTTTTCTTTTTTTGGCTCCGGGCCACATTACCGCGATTACGATATGACCAGCTTATGCGGTTCGGGTGGAAGGTTCTCCTTCCCATCGCGTTGGCTAATATTGTGGTGACGTCGATTGTTGCATTTCTTTTTCCTGGGAGCTAG
- the nuoI gene encoding NADH-quinone oxidoreductase subunit NuoI, protein MKLKEWVKTLLFYEIALGMKATLSHFLHYRPITVQYPHEKKQLPSNYRGMLALLRYDDGTEKCVGCDLCEAACPSRVIRVVSAEVPGEPTKRYSKEYYMDMTRCLFCGLCVKACPVDALGMTQEYEWAVYDKRQLQLNKEQLLAIGDRNFPVREKRLEFQHPNVAYFNVGFKEIPQKEL, encoded by the coding sequence ATGAAACTCAAGGAGTGGGTCAAAACGCTTCTATTTTATGAGATTGCGTTAGGGATGAAGGCCACCTTATCCCATTTCCTTCATTATAGGCCGATCACCGTACAATACCCGCACGAGAAGAAACAGTTACCGTCTAACTATCGAGGTATGTTGGCGTTACTGCGCTATGATGATGGAACGGAGAAGTGCGTGGGATGTGATTTATGTGAGGCGGCTTGCCCCTCCCGTGTCATCCGTGTAGTGAGTGCCGAGGTACCGGGAGAACCCACGAAGCGCTATTCCAAGGAATATTACATGGACATGACCCGATGCTTGTTTTGCGGGCTGTGTGTAAAAGCCTGTCCGGTTGATGCGTTGGGCATGACGCAGGAGTATGAATGGGCGGTCTATGATAAGCGTCAGCTTCAATTAAATAAGGAGCAGCTTCTGGCTATTGGCGATCGCAACTTTCCAGTTCGGGAAAAGCGACTCGAATTTCAACATCCCAATGTGGCCTATTTTAACGTAGGGTTTAAAGAGATTCCGCAAAAAGAACTGTAG
- a CDS encoding NADH-quinone oxidoreductase subunit J: protein MGTIVFFYFASVIVVTAALVVALRSPVFSALALLVMFFHVAGLFVTLHAEFLAVIQILVYAGAILVLYLFVVMLLNLKGEVHFHHQLTVGLFLGCMVFAEAVLLVVKGESSLGANLPDPREPTHLTQGNTESIGELLYSTYLFPFEIASLILLVAMVGAVILTKKGILEAKG from the coding sequence ATGGGAACGATAGTTTTTTTCTATTTTGCCAGCGTGATTGTGGTAACGGCGGCTCTCGTCGTAGCCCTGAGGAGTCCCGTATTTAGTGCTCTGGCGCTCCTGGTCATGTTCTTCCACGTCGCCGGGCTTTTTGTCACGTTGCATGCGGAATTCCTGGCCGTGATTCAGATCCTGGTGTATGCGGGCGCCATTCTGGTGCTCTATCTTTTTGTGGTGATGTTGCTCAATTTGAAGGGTGAAGTACATTTTCACCACCAATTGACTGTAGGCCTTTTTCTGGGATGTATGGTCTTTGCAGAGGCGGTCCTGCTCGTGGTGAAAGGTGAATCCTCATTGGGTGCGAACCTCCCTGATCCGAGAGAACCGACCCATTTGACTCAGGGCAATACGGAATCGATCGGTGAACTCCTGTATTCCACATATCTATTTCCATTTGAAATTGCGTCTCTCATTCTCTTAGTGGCGATGGTGGGTGCGGTTATTCTCACCAAAAAGGGGATATTGGAGGCCAAGGGTTAA
- the nuoK gene encoding NADH-quinone oxidoreductase subunit NuoK, translating into MDVPVSYYLVLSGIVFSIGLVGVLIRRNIIIILLSIELMLNATNINFVAFSSYLGNLSGQVFVFFALTVAAAEVAVGLAIIIALYRHSASTNIDDFRLLKW; encoded by the coding sequence ATGGACGTTCCAGTGAGCTATTACCTTGTGCTGAGCGGAATTGTATTCTCAATCGGGTTGGTGGGAGTACTCATTCGTCGCAATATCATCATAATCTTATTATCCATTGAGTTGATGTTGAATGCCACGAATATTAATTTTGTGGCTTTTTCTTCCTATTTGGGTAATCTTTCCGGACAGGTGTTCGTGTTTTTTGCGCTTACCGTGGCTGCTGCGGAGGTTGCGGTAGGGCTGGCGATTATCATCGCGCTCTATCGGCATTCGGCCAGTACCAACATTGACGACTTCCGGTTGCTGAAATGGTAA
- the nuoL gene encoding NADH-quinone oxidoreductase subunit L: MLYALIPLLPLLAFVILGLFGHWIKNRSHWVAVPAVLGSFLLSIMALVDVAGGQTLQIPLYTWADSGNLHIALGLFIDQLTVAMLLLVTIVSSLVHVYTIGYMHGEPGYARFFSNIALFTFSMLMLVMSDNFLQLFVFWEAVGLCSYLLIGHWYERESARAAATKAFLVNRVGDFGFMLGILLIFVTFGSLHYQEVFSQLDQKSGGLVNLLGSVGGHWEISVMTLICLFLFVGAVGKSAQVPLHVWLPDAMEGPTPISALIHAATMVTAGVFMVARFAPLFNLSPVAMDVVAVVGGATMFIGATIALTQTDIKRVVAYSTLSQLGYMMMACGLGGYIAGMYHLLTHGAFKALLFLGCGSVIIALHHEQDMKHMGGLRDKLPVTYWTFLIGALALSGFPLTAGYFSKDELLLAAWMASGLGKVLAVLGLLTALMTAFYSFRLVFVTFWGESRVDPHHAKHVHEPSKSMTFPLLILAVLSILAGYMGIPEFLAPAFPAAGNGGDHHEGSAAIGMMVTATAMGLLGIAGAYWVYVKSPGLPDRLANQWRSLYQFSLNKWFVDEAYDRTVVMPTLNLADRLWKRVDIAVIDGAVNGVARAVAWGGWVTRRLQSGQAQNYALAMTVGAAVILGAMIFY; the protein is encoded by the coding sequence ATGCTCTACGCCTTAATTCCTCTCCTCCCACTCCTGGCCTTTGTCATCCTCGGGCTGTTTGGCCATTGGATCAAAAACCGAAGCCATTGGGTGGCCGTGCCAGCCGTCCTGGGATCGTTCCTTCTTTCAATCATGGCGCTTGTCGACGTGGCGGGTGGTCAGACGCTTCAGATACCTCTCTATACCTGGGCGGATTCGGGAAATCTTCATATTGCCTTAGGGTTATTCATCGATCAGCTCACGGTCGCGATGTTGTTGCTTGTCACCATTGTGAGTTCGCTGGTCCATGTCTATACGATTGGTTACATGCATGGAGAACCGGGCTACGCCAGATTTTTCAGCAATATCGCGCTTTTTACCTTTTCCATGTTGATGCTGGTGATGTCCGATAATTTCCTTCAACTATTTGTCTTTTGGGAAGCGGTGGGTCTTTGCTCCTACCTGTTAATCGGCCATTGGTATGAGCGCGAGTCAGCCAGGGCAGCGGCCACCAAAGCGTTTCTGGTGAATCGAGTCGGGGACTTCGGATTCATGTTGGGTATTCTGCTGATCTTTGTCACCTTCGGCAGTTTGCACTATCAGGAGGTGTTTTCCCAGTTGGATCAAAAGTCTGGTGGCCTGGTGAATCTTCTTGGTTCTGTCGGAGGTCATTGGGAAATATCGGTGATGACCTTGATCTGCCTTTTTTTATTCGTTGGGGCAGTCGGGAAATCTGCTCAAGTGCCTCTGCATGTATGGTTGCCGGATGCGATGGAAGGTCCCACTCCGATATCCGCACTTATTCATGCCGCGACGATGGTGACCGCCGGAGTCTTTATGGTTGCCAGATTTGCTCCGTTATTTAACCTTTCTCCCGTGGCCATGGATGTGGTGGCAGTGGTGGGGGGAGCCACGATGTTTATTGGCGCGACCATCGCGTTGACGCAAACCGATATCAAACGGGTTGTGGCCTATTCCACCCTCAGTCAACTCGGCTACATGATGATGGCTTGTGGGCTGGGTGGCTATATTGCCGGAATGTATCATCTTCTGACCCACGGAGCATTTAAGGCCTTGTTATTCCTCGGGTGTGGGTCGGTGATTATTGCTCTTCACCATGAACAAGATATGAAACATATGGGTGGACTCAGGGATAAGCTGCCTGTGACGTATTGGACCTTTCTCATCGGGGCCCTGGCATTGTCCGGTTTTCCTCTCACTGCGGGATATTTTAGTAAAGATGAATTACTCCTGGCTGCCTGGATGGCTAGTGGTCTGGGTAAAGTTCTAGCCGTCTTAGGATTATTAACGGCTCTCATGACGGCTTTTTACAGTTTTCGATTGGTGTTTGTGACATTTTGGGGAGAATCCCGAGTGGATCCTCACCATGCCAAGCATGTGCATGAACCGTCAAAATCGATGACGTTTCCTCTTCTGATTCTTGCCGTGCTGAGTATTCTCGCAGGATACATGGGAATTCCAGAATTTTTGGCTCCCGCATTTCCCGCTGCTGGGAATGGTGGAGATCATCATGAAGGATCTGCAGCCATCGGCATGATGGTGACGGCCACCGCAATGGGCCTATTAGGAATTGCGGGCGCCTATTGGGTCTATGTCAAGTCGCCGGGCTTGCCGGACCGTTTGGCGAATCAGTGGCGATCGCTGTATCAGTTCTCCTTGAATAAATGGTTTGTGGATGAAGCCTATGACCGGACCGTGGTCATGCCAACATTGAATCTTGCGGATCGTTTATGGAAACGGGTGGATATTGCGGTGATTGATGGTGCGGTCAATGGAGTGGCGCGAGCCGTGGCCTGGGGAGGATGGGTGACGCGAAGACTTCAAAGCGGACAAGCACAGAATTATGCGCTGGCCATGACTGTCGGCGCGGCGGTTATTTTAGGTGCGATGATTTTTTATTAG
- a CDS encoding NADH-quinone oxidoreductase subunit M: MVIPTGGIPWLTIVLILPLLGVVAVLLAQEALSRAIALTISILTLLVSLPLWVAFDNAQAGMQFVEKHLWIDSPAIHYSLGVDGISMPLVLLTTFLTPLCILVSWTSVQTRMKEFLISLLVMETATIGVFAALDFVLFYVFWETMLIPMYLLIGVWGGPNRVYAAIKFFLYTLAGSILLLVAILVLFFEGGRTFDILALTHASYAPGLQSLLFWAFFAAFAVKVPMFPFHTWLPDAHVEAPTAGSIILASVLLKMGTYGFLRFSLPMLPDASVAYTPFIMTLSVIAIIYGAYMALAQADLKKLIAYSSVSHMGFVTLGIFALNAQGIEGAILQMINHGITTGALFMCVGIIYERTHSRQITDNGGLANAMPKYATFFVIFALSSVGLPGMNSFVGEFLVLVGTFAWSKLTGTLAALGIILAAAYILYLVQRMIYGPASPQMLPKLTDLNIREFGMLVPLVVLVFWIGLYPKPLLDVMHASVARVIASQSTSVMVQKGGDGRGHTLAMTAEPSGHRLIMKGDAAP; encoded by the coding sequence ATGGTCATTCCCACAGGAGGGATCCCCTGGCTCACGATCGTGCTGATTCTCCCGCTGCTCGGAGTGGTCGCGGTCTTGCTCGCTCAGGAGGCACTTTCACGGGCTATTGCGTTGACGATTTCCATCCTGACCTTGCTGGTCTCATTGCCCCTGTGGGTTGCGTTCGACAATGCTCAGGCCGGCATGCAATTTGTGGAAAAGCATCTCTGGATCGATTCTCCCGCCATTCATTATTCATTGGGTGTGGATGGGATCAGCATGCCGCTTGTCCTCTTAACCACCTTTCTCACTCCTCTTTGTATCCTCGTCTCCTGGACGTCGGTTCAAACCAGAATGAAAGAATTCCTGATCAGTTTGTTGGTGATGGAGACGGCGACGATCGGTGTGTTTGCGGCCTTGGATTTTGTGCTGTTTTATGTGTTTTGGGAAACAATGCTGATTCCCATGTATCTTTTGATTGGTGTATGGGGTGGGCCGAACCGGGTCTATGCGGCTATCAAGTTTTTCCTGTATACCCTGGCCGGGAGTATCTTGCTGCTGGTAGCGATTCTGGTGCTGTTTTTTGAAGGTGGGCGAACTTTTGATATTTTGGCTTTAACGCACGCGTCCTACGCTCCTGGTTTGCAATCCCTCCTATTCTGGGCGTTCTTTGCCGCTTTTGCGGTGAAAGTCCCCATGTTTCCCTTTCATACATGGCTCCCGGACGCCCATGTTGAAGCCCCTACTGCCGGGAGCATCATTCTCGCGAGTGTCTTGCTCAAGATGGGAACCTATGGGTTTTTACGATTTTCCTTGCCCATGTTGCCTGATGCCTCGGTTGCGTACACCCCCTTCATCATGACCCTCTCGGTCATCGCCATTATTTATGGCGCCTATATGGCATTGGCACAAGCGGACCTTAAGAAACTTATTGCCTATTCCAGTGTCAGTCACATGGGGTTTGTCACCCTGGGAATTTTTGCGTTAAATGCCCAGGGTATAGAAGGTGCGATCCTTCAGATGATCAACCATGGCATTACGACCGGCGCGCTCTTTATGTGTGTGGGCATCATTTACGAACGGACGCATAGCCGGCAAATTACCGATAATGGCGGGTTGGCGAATGCAATGCCGAAATACGCAACATTTTTTGTGATTTTTGCGTTGTCGTCGGTTGGCCTTCCAGGCATGAACAGTTTTGTCGGAGAGTTTTTAGTCCTGGTTGGAACCTTTGCCTGGAGCAAGCTGACAGGGACCCTTGCGGCTTTGGGGATTATTTTGGCTGCCGCCTATATTTTGTATTTGGTGCAACGGATGATTTATGGGCCGGCCTCTCCGCAGATGCTCCCTAAATTAACTGATTTGAATATCCGTGAATTCGGGATGCTGGTTCCGTTGGTGGTATTGGTGTTTTGGATCGGGCTCTATCCGAAACCGTTGCTGGATGTGATGCATGCGAGCGTGGCGAGGGTCATCGCGTCTCAATCTACATCAGTCATGGTTCAGAAGGGGGGAGATGGCCGAGGTCACACCCTGGCGATGACGGCCGAGCCATCTGGGCATCGGCTCATCATGAAGGGTGATGCTGCCCCATGA
- a CDS encoding NADH-quinone oxidoreductase subunit N codes for MTLPLADLVLILPELLIVGMACLILVLDPITPAHKKDLLAWMSLGILVVVSVVTVSGFGERVMAFSDLVVVDSYAVFWKMLLYLVSGLTILLSMGYLKEEKIQLAEYYAFVLLALTGMMVMVSGADLLTIYLGIELMSITLYIMAGFKRFELRSIESSAKYFVLGAFSSGILLYGISIIFGVTGSTRLVEIAAVVNGRGIDDPLVFISLMLLIVGFGFKVAAVPFHMWTPDVYEGAPTSVTAFMAVASKAASFAAFLRVLLEAFGGIKPDWNMLILVICIITVALGNLVAIVQTNVKRMLAYSSIAHAGYALIGVVVAGWAGSEGAVSSQGVSSLMLYLAIYSFMTIGAFSMVAILRKGGLEGEEIEDFTGLAKRHKGGAFLMLVFMVSLAGIPPTAGFIGKLYLFMAAVNAGLAWLAIIGLIFAAISAFFYLRIVMVMYMREPSSEQELHTRLVLSPQVSFVLACAVAGVVLLGIFPGPLVSVADLSSLSLK; via the coding sequence ATGACGCTTCCTCTCGCCGATCTTGTTCTCATTCTTCCTGAATTGCTTATTGTGGGCATGGCCTGTCTGATTCTCGTTCTTGATCCTATTACGCCTGCACACAAAAAAGATCTCCTGGCGTGGATGAGTCTCGGCATTCTCGTGGTAGTCAGCGTGGTGACGGTGAGCGGTTTTGGTGAGCGGGTGATGGCCTTTAGTGATTTAGTGGTCGTGGATTCGTATGCGGTATTTTGGAAAATGTTGCTGTATCTTGTGAGTGGTCTGACCATTTTACTGTCAATGGGGTATCTCAAAGAGGAAAAGATCCAACTCGCGGAATACTACGCATTTGTCCTGTTGGCATTGACCGGAATGATGGTGATGGTATCGGGGGCTGATTTGCTCACGATCTATCTTGGAATCGAACTGATGTCGATTACCCTTTATATTATGGCCGGGTTCAAGCGATTTGAGCTGCGGTCAATCGAATCTTCGGCTAAATATTTTGTGCTGGGAGCCTTTTCCTCAGGAATTTTGCTCTATGGGATTTCGATTATTTTCGGTGTCACTGGAAGTACGAGGCTGGTAGAAATCGCAGCCGTGGTCAATGGGCGCGGGATCGATGACCCGTTAGTCTTTATTTCGCTCATGCTGCTGATCGTGGGATTTGGATTTAAAGTCGCGGCAGTGCCCTTTCATATGTGGACGCCTGATGTGTATGAAGGGGCCCCGACGTCTGTGACGGCGTTTATGGCGGTGGCTTCCAAGGCGGCCAGCTTTGCCGCGTTCCTCCGTGTTCTTCTGGAAGCCTTCGGTGGAATTAAACCGGATTGGAATATGTTGATTCTGGTCATATGCATTATCACGGTGGCCCTTGGCAATCTTGTGGCCATTGTTCAGACCAACGTGAAGCGGATGCTGGCCTATTCCAGTATTGCCCATGCGGGTTATGCATTGATTGGTGTCGTGGTCGCCGGGTGGGCCGGAAGCGAGGGGGCGGTTTCGTCTCAAGGCGTTTCGAGCCTGATGCTCTATCTGGCCATTTACTCGTTTATGACGATAGGGGCATTTTCCATGGTGGCCATCTTGCGGAAGGGTGGCCTGGAAGGCGAGGAAATAGAAGATTTCACCGGATTGGCCAAGCGACATAAGGGTGGCGCGTTTCTCATGTTGGTTTTTATGGTGTCGTTGGCGGGCATTCCTCCCACCGCCGGGTTCATTGGGAAACTGTATCTTTTCATGGCGGCGGTCAATGCCGGCTTGGCATGGCTGGCGATCATTGGATTGATCTTTGCCGCTATTTCAGCTTTTTTCTATTTGCGCATTGTCATGGTGATGTATATGCGTGAGCCATCCTCCGAACAGGAATTGCATACCCGATTGGTCCTTTCTCCACAGGTATCGTTTGTGTTGGCCTGCGCCGTGGCCGGTGTGGTTTTGCTCGGGATCTTTCCAGGTCCGCTGGTATCGGTTGCAGACCTTTCCTCCCTCTCCCTGAAATAA